In Marinomonas posidonica IVIA-Po-181, a single window of DNA contains:
- a CDS encoding OmpP1/FadL family transporter, protein MTTSSKGLFKVSVVAVSVAAASSAFSAGFALNDHSATASGAALAGAAASTSDISFSFWNPALFTNADTTTFMASGAYIMPSMDVTLNSAEDAASAASSGALANQDISSDGVTQDSVDDTLVPSLYFAKPISDKTVAGISLNVPFGLSGDYGQDWAGRFHATETGIQDIALSFALAHRVSEKLSVGASVQLHQAEVVLESAVGTSTALAGGEGIGRIEADATGYGFSLGVLFEPVKGTRLGAGYRSEVDFDFEGDVKYTDVSSTLTAAGLVDADVTDSITFPSVLTLSVEHDLNDKVTLGLSAIRTGWGAMDGINIDFDSTQSNSVLTFGFEDQWMYSAGVNYVYSDKLTLRTGVAMDNSPVTDEYRSARTPDGDRKWISVGATYDFNDMTSASFAFTHVMIEDVTVNRDGSLTEDGARGTLNADYESSANVFSASVSMAF, encoded by the coding sequence ATGACTACCTCATCTAAAGGTTTGTTTAAAGTAAGTGTTGTTGCTGTGTCTGTTGCTGCAGCGTCTAGTGCCTTTTCGGCTGGTTTTGCTTTGAATGACCACAGTGCTACTGCTTCCGGTGCCGCACTTGCTGGTGCTGCCGCTTCTACTAGTGATATTTCTTTTAGCTTCTGGAACCCAGCATTGTTCACAAACGCTGATACTACGACCTTCATGGCCTCTGGTGCTTATATTATGCCGAGTATGGATGTGACTCTTAATTCAGCTGAAGATGCTGCATCTGCTGCTAGTTCAGGAGCATTGGCGAACCAAGATATATCTTCTGATGGCGTTACTCAGGACTCAGTCGATGATACGCTAGTGCCTTCACTCTATTTTGCTAAGCCTATTTCGGATAAAACCGTAGCCGGTATTTCTTTGAATGTTCCTTTTGGCTTATCTGGTGACTATGGTCAAGATTGGGCAGGTCGTTTTCATGCCACTGAAACTGGTATTCAAGATATCGCTCTGAGTTTTGCTTTAGCGCACCGAGTTTCTGAAAAACTCTCTGTTGGCGCAAGTGTGCAGCTACATCAGGCTGAGGTAGTGCTTGAGTCTGCGGTGGGAACCTCAACAGCTCTTGCGGGAGGAGAAGGTATTGGTAGAATTGAGGCGGACGCCACTGGTTATGGTTTTAGTCTAGGTGTGTTGTTCGAACCAGTGAAAGGAACTCGTTTGGGTGCCGGTTATCGAAGTGAAGTGGACTTTGATTTCGAAGGCGATGTCAAGTACACAGATGTTTCTTCGACCCTAACAGCTGCAGGTCTGGTAGACGCAGATGTTACCGATTCTATTACTTTCCCATCAGTGTTAACTTTAAGTGTAGAACATGATTTGAATGACAAAGTGACTCTAGGCCTTTCTGCTATTCGTACTGGCTGGGGGGCAATGGATGGTATCAACATTGATTTTGATAGTACCCAATCTAATTCAGTACTTACCTTTGGATTTGAAGATCAGTGGATGTATTCTGCGGGTGTAAACTATGTTTATTCTGATAAGTTAACCCTACGAACTGGTGTGGCAATGGACAATTCCCCTGTCACTGATGAATATCGTTCTGCACGTACACCAGATGGCGATCGTAAGTGGATTTCAGTTGGTGCGACATACGACTTTAACGATATGACTTCAGCAAGCTTTGCCTTCACGCACGTGATGATTGAGGATGTGACGGTAAATCGTGATGGTTCCCTAACGGAAGATGGTGCTCGAGGAACTTTAAACGCAGACTATGAGTCTTCTGCTAATGTTTTCTCAGCGTCTGTTAGCATGGCGTTTTAA
- a CDS encoding OmpA family protein, with product MTSIIKHISIAACLLAFSHFATAESLYASNVKARLADTDRDGVIDARDLCPDTPSDSAVDNEGCSSQTSKLLSVELNILFDSGKANIKPRFYSELKDLAAFLQEHPHSNIVIEGHTDSSGSAESNRVLSQKRASAIADVLVDSFRIKANRVKGIGYGETRPIATNDTPEGRSQNRRVVAEVFAKEQFANQRWTIYSVDQSANTAYNRNN from the coding sequence ATGACGTCAATCATTAAACACATCAGCATTGCAGCCTGCCTGCTTGCCTTTAGCCATTTCGCGACAGCCGAAAGCCTGTATGCGTCAAATGTAAAGGCCCGTCTTGCAGACACCGATCGTGATGGCGTAATTGACGCTCGTGATCTTTGTCCAGACACGCCATCAGACTCTGCCGTAGACAATGAAGGCTGCTCGAGTCAAACTTCAAAACTGCTTTCTGTTGAACTAAACATATTGTTTGACTCAGGCAAAGCGAATATCAAACCACGTTTCTATTCTGAATTAAAAGACCTTGCGGCCTTCCTTCAAGAGCACCCACACAGCAACATTGTCATTGAAGGCCATACAGACAGCTCAGGGTCAGCAGAATCAAATCGCGTTTTATCCCAAAAGCGAGCTTCTGCTATTGCAGATGTATTAGTTGATAGCTTCCGCATTAAAGCCAACCGCGTCAAAGGCATCGGTTACGGTGAAACCCGTCCTATCGCCACCAATGACACCCCCGAAGGCCGCAGCCAGAACCGCCGTGTTGTTGCAGAAGTATTTGCAAAAGAGCAATTCGCTAATCAGCGCTGGACCATCTACAGCGTCGACCAAAGCGCCAACACCGCTTACAACCGCAACAACTAA
- a CDS encoding imelysin family protein — protein sequence MKYFPKIMAVAISASVPLLSFAGQWQGPLNGIISDVIRSGYNTYAVSADTLAQQTTQLCAAPTKANQASTETAFQNNVLDWQQVQWLNFGPVTYFMRYYAFEYWPDKKGVTQRQLRALAQQDSSVMEAPKFWTSASIAVRGLTAIESLLYHPDFTPMKTKNHCHLLEKVTAHQFSSASDVAKQWQDSRAQDWIFAEEGAEFDAEQAALEQVLQQWIEHMSAVKDAKLETPIGYNGHENLKLAEFYRSHLSLPSIQANLMSYRKIYHAGQPSLYDIAQQQHPKLANQLEQALINNQKLALQLPDDYFQSSYSKAQRIEMATPLVKSISASQTYLAQLVTQLGFQIGFNSRDGD from the coding sequence ATGAAGTATTTTCCAAAAATCATGGCTGTTGCGATTAGTGCCAGTGTCCCTTTGCTTAGCTTTGCAGGACAATGGCAAGGACCACTAAATGGCATTATCTCTGACGTTATTCGCAGCGGCTATAATACCTACGCAGTTTCTGCTGATACCCTTGCTCAACAAACTACCCAATTGTGCGCGGCCCCGACCAAAGCCAACCAAGCGTCTACAGAAACGGCTTTCCAAAATAACGTGCTCGATTGGCAACAAGTACAATGGTTAAACTTTGGCCCTGTTACTTATTTCATGCGTTACTATGCATTCGAATACTGGCCAGATAAAAAAGGCGTGACCCAGCGCCAGCTAAGAGCACTGGCTCAACAAGATTCTAGTGTGATGGAAGCGCCTAAATTTTGGACCTCTGCTAGTATTGCTGTACGCGGCCTAACCGCCATAGAAAGCCTTCTGTATCATCCAGATTTCACCCCAATGAAAACCAAAAACCACTGCCATTTATTAGAAAAAGTGACAGCACACCAATTTAGCAGTGCTAGCGATGTGGCAAAGCAATGGCAAGATAGCCGCGCACAAGACTGGATCTTTGCAGAAGAAGGCGCGGAGTTTGATGCAGAACAAGCGGCATTGGAGCAAGTACTGCAACAGTGGATTGAACACATGTCGGCAGTGAAAGACGCAAAACTGGAAACACCAATTGGCTACAATGGGCATGAAAACCTGAAACTGGCGGAATTCTATCGCAGTCACCTTTCATTGCCGTCCATTCAAGCCAATCTAATGTCCTATCGTAAAATCTATCATGCTGGTCAGCCTTCACTATACGACATTGCACAGCAACAACACCCTAAACTGGCTAATCAACTTGAGCAGGCGTTAATCAATAATCAAAAATTGGCTTTGCAACTGCCAGATGACTATTTCCAATCCAGCTATTCAAAAGCCCAGCGCATTGAGATGGCGACGCCACTCGTTAAATCGATTTCCGCTAGCCAAACCTATTTAGCACAATTAGTCACTCAACTGGGTTTCCAGATTGGCTTTAACAGTCGCGACGGAGATTAA
- a CDS encoding GGDEF domain-containing phosphodiesterase: protein MLIDSLKQYFFIDSDQTSGQSEASFQLSILRILIALTISIFFISELHSLFIHGELFFFEMNSLYLCALFTLLYFSQNHSQTTASLFVLSLVLVSGVMLLTNPEKESEKYALIALYSIPLITRLLFSFKASLVVMVLNFVPFYLVTTQWLNSLPANESSSFYFQLLTFMTLNIGLPLAVSQIIHSLENHSTRMRALYRKLNENYLLYEEFFENTGTPTLLCDQRGVLIKANQLAKKLLGQKHHSTFSGTRMGDWLSPLNNESKLFWQSNKAECTLKHNTDMHIQVRRASLTNHGHYILHLDNMTEFRAIQQQLENTQQTNSRLAHFDLLTLLPNHLNFCRQVNIKINEQEHHLTGAMFIIRISQFKLLNKQYGKDNANKIILNFSKALQNKLSDQAIVGRLRGVKFACFVPLNQTHLIQKNLSALIQSLLPAQLMLDGRRLNMDYQLGISYYHTDGKTAEELLEHCEMALEYSTSTDKFSFYNHNLESKLVREHNLSLKLSAAIKHKKIDIWLQPQVNASGEVRSFEALARWKNEGVFVSPMVFIKLAEDLGMLPLLAENLVRELVDTLSVWHQEHIKTPIALNLAGQELMNDAFFALLMTLIADNPWLSNMLELEITETSSVMTHPLIHKRLRSLSQYGYAIAIDDFGTGQASLGQLVDIPANILKIDRRFVSPLPQDQRHVDIVKSTIQLANSLNMQVVAEGIETKEQATLLIALGCHTLQGYYYSKPSPLSDWTANGHEKAKQHRMVY, encoded by the coding sequence ATGTTGATAGACTCTTTAAAGCAGTACTTTTTTATTGATTCGGATCAGACCAGTGGACAGAGCGAGGCCTCCTTCCAACTGAGCATCCTTCGAATCCTGATAGCATTGACCATCAGTATTTTTTTCATTTCAGAGTTGCATTCACTGTTTATTCACGGTGAATTGTTTTTCTTTGAAATGAACAGCCTGTACTTATGTGCATTATTTACTCTGTTGTATTTCAGTCAAAACCACTCTCAAACAACCGCTTCTCTATTCGTCTTATCACTGGTCCTAGTCAGTGGTGTTATGTTGCTCACAAACCCAGAGAAAGAGTCCGAGAAGTATGCTCTCATTGCACTTTACTCTATTCCTTTAATCACTCGATTACTGTTTAGTTTTAAAGCCTCTTTAGTGGTTATGGTGCTCAATTTTGTCCCTTTTTATCTCGTGACCACACAATGGTTAAACAGTTTGCCAGCCAATGAGTCTTCCTCATTTTACTTCCAACTATTAACCTTTATGACACTCAATATTGGCTTACCCTTGGCGGTGTCACAGATCATACATTCATTAGAAAATCACAGCACTCGCATGCGTGCTCTGTATCGTAAGCTCAATGAAAACTATCTATTGTATGAGGAGTTCTTTGAGAACACAGGTACGCCCACCCTATTGTGTGATCAGCGTGGTGTTTTGATAAAAGCCAATCAGTTAGCCAAAAAATTGCTCGGGCAAAAGCACCATTCGACATTTTCCGGCACTCGCATGGGCGATTGGCTTTCCCCCCTTAACAATGAATCAAAGTTATTCTGGCAATCAAACAAAGCTGAATGCACGCTAAAACACAACACAGATATGCACATTCAAGTCCGTCGTGCCTCTCTCACCAATCATGGTCATTATATTCTGCACTTGGATAATATGACCGAGTTTCGCGCCATTCAGCAGCAATTGGAAAACACTCAACAAACCAACAGCCGACTCGCTCACTTTGATCTACTGACTTTGTTACCAAATCATTTAAACTTTTGCCGTCAGGTAAACATCAAGATCAATGAGCAAGAGCATCACTTAACCGGCGCCATGTTTATTATTCGCATCAGTCAGTTCAAATTGTTAAACAAACAATACGGCAAAGACAACGCCAATAAGATTATTTTAAATTTCTCCAAAGCCTTGCAAAACAAACTGTCTGACCAAGCCATTGTTGGCCGTTTACGGGGCGTAAAATTTGCCTGTTTTGTTCCGCTTAACCAAACCCATTTAATTCAAAAAAACCTATCTGCCTTAATCCAATCCTTATTGCCCGCACAGCTTATGCTAGACGGCCGAAGACTGAATATGGACTACCAGCTCGGTATCTCGTATTACCACACAGATGGAAAAACCGCAGAAGAGTTACTAGAACATTGTGAGATGGCGCTAGAGTACTCCACCAGCACAGATAAATTCTCTTTTTATAACCACAACCTAGAAAGCAAATTGGTCCGAGAGCACAACCTAAGCCTAAAACTTAGCGCGGCCATTAAGCACAAAAAAATTGATATTTGGTTACAACCACAAGTGAATGCAAGCGGAGAAGTTCGCTCTTTTGAAGCCCTTGCTCGCTGGAAAAACGAAGGGGTGTTTGTTTCTCCAATGGTGTTTATCAAGCTGGCCGAAGATTTAGGTATGCTGCCTTTGTTGGCGGAAAACCTAGTGAGAGAACTGGTTGATACACTTTCCGTATGGCATCAAGAGCACATCAAAACTCCCATCGCGCTGAACTTAGCCGGACAGGAACTAATGAATGATGCCTTCTTTGCCTTACTCATGACCCTGATTGCCGATAACCCTTGGTTGAGCAACATGCTGGAACTGGAAATAACAGAGACCAGCTCTGTCATGACCCATCCATTGATACATAAGCGCTTACGCAGCTTGTCACAATATGGCTACGCCATTGCCATTGATGACTTTGGTACAGGCCAAGCCTCTCTTGGACAACTAGTCGACATTCCGGCCAACATTTTAAAAATTGACCGCCGCTTTGTTTCACCATTACCACAAGACCAACGGCATGTTGATATCGTGAAATCCACCATTCAATTAGCCAATTCGCTTAATATGCAAGTGGTTGCCGAAGGCATCGAAACAAAAGAACAAGCAACGCTGCTAATCGCTCTTGGATGCCACACGCTACAAGGTTACTACTACTCGAAACCCTCACCGCTTTCTGACTGGACCGCCAATGGTCATGAAAAAGCCAAGCAACACAGAATGGTTTATTAA
- a CDS encoding VOC family protein, which translates to MSIRYLHAMIRTDKPEESHTFYTQGLGLVQTRRMDSEKGQFSLIYYASEPGAPEVELTHNWDDRSYSGGDQFGHLAFEVDNIYQVCDNLQNMGVTILRPPRDGHMAFIKDPNNISIELLQKDGSLEPAEPWASMENTGSW; encoded by the coding sequence ATGTCGATTCGTTACCTACATGCAATGATACGAACAGATAAGCCAGAGGAAAGTCATACTTTTTACACACAAGGCTTGGGTTTGGTACAAACACGCCGTATGGACAGTGAAAAGGGCCAGTTTTCACTTATCTACTACGCCTCTGAACCAGGCGCACCTGAAGTTGAGCTGACTCACAATTGGGATGATAGAAGCTACTCAGGTGGCGACCAATTCGGCCATTTGGCCTTTGAAGTAGACAATATCTACCAAGTATGTGACAACCTACAAAATATGGGTGTAACCATTCTACGACCACCACGCGACGGCCACATGGCCTTTATTAAAGACCCAAACAACATCTCAATTGAGCTGCTTCAAAAAGACGGCTCGTTAGAACCTGCTGAACCTTGGGCATCGATGGAAAACACAGGAAGCTGGTAG
- a CDS encoding DUF1513 domain-containing protein, which produces MLSRRRFLALSGALASAPSWASIAVSNDEKTLFASAFSKSKTEHFFGLFDTKGNLFWQTRLPDRAHAPVVHPNQTIVGIVARRPGFYMDFFNVTTHEKLIRIEPEKEHHFYGHAIFSHDGQRLITQENHYPSGEGKIFVREWPSGQVLNVYSSHGIGPHESVLLNDDVLVIANGGLKTHPRKDREILNLDTMSPNVTYLSLQNGERLNQASNAEELHQLSIRHLDVNQKGTVALGFQYQGPLWDQVPLVALSRIDQPELDYLPIPEQVRARFKQYCGSVCFDQSGDVLAISTPRGGFVAYWHVDSKTFLGIDNCRDVCGLIAHGNAHEFILTTGTGSQFVSNPVQEQINLINKHPTVHWDNHLRQINT; this is translated from the coding sequence ATGTTATCAAGACGCCGTTTTTTAGCATTGAGCGGCGCGCTTGCTAGCGCGCCATCTTGGGCTTCTATCGCCGTATCAAATGACGAAAAAACGCTATTTGCTTCAGCATTTTCAAAGAGCAAAACAGAGCATTTTTTTGGCCTATTTGACACAAAAGGGAATCTTTTCTGGCAAACAAGATTACCTGATCGTGCTCATGCTCCTGTTGTGCACCCCAACCAAACTATTGTCGGGATCGTGGCACGACGACCTGGCTTTTATATGGACTTCTTCAATGTTACCACTCACGAAAAATTGATACGTATTGAGCCAGAGAAAGAACACCACTTTTATGGTCATGCGATCTTTAGCCATGATGGACAACGCTTAATTACTCAAGAAAATCATTATCCTTCTGGTGAAGGTAAAATTTTTGTTCGTGAGTGGCCAAGTGGGCAGGTTTTAAACGTGTACTCAAGCCATGGTATTGGGCCTCATGAATCAGTTTTACTAAATGACGATGTCTTAGTCATTGCCAATGGTGGTTTGAAAACCCATCCTCGCAAAGATCGTGAAATTCTTAACTTGGATACCATGTCGCCTAATGTGACCTATCTGTCATTACAGAATGGTGAGCGATTAAACCAAGCATCCAATGCTGAAGAATTACACCAGCTGAGCATTCGTCATTTAGATGTTAATCAAAAAGGCACGGTGGCGCTCGGCTTTCAATATCAAGGTCCATTATGGGATCAGGTTCCATTGGTTGCCTTGTCGCGCATCGATCAGCCTGAGCTGGACTATTTACCGATTCCAGAACAAGTGAGAGCCCGATTTAAACAATATTGCGGTAGCGTATGCTTTGACCAATCAGGAGACGTATTGGCCATTAGCACCCCTCGTGGTGGTTTTGTCGCCTATTGGCATGTCGACAGCAAAACCTTCCTAGGCATTGATAATTGTCGCGATGTATGTGGTTTAATCGCCCATGGTAATGCGCACGAGTTTATTCTAACCACAGGCACTGGTAGCCAATTTGTCAGCAACCCTGTACAAGAACAAATCAATTTGATCAATAAACACCCAACAGTTCACTGGGACAACCATTTACGGCAAATTAATACATAA
- a CDS encoding NAD(P)/FAD-dependent oxidoreductase: protein MDKQDVIIIGAGASGLMCAATAAYRGRKVLVLDHANKAGKKILMSGGGRCNFTNMDAAPKHFLSDNPHFCISALRRYTPQDFVDLVDRHGLDYVEKAPGQLFCEHSAKDLLAILMTEVEWSGADIKLNIKVVKIDYQDDMTLVTTNQGVFACDSLVVATGGLSIPTMGATGFGYDMAKQVGHEVLPTRASLVPITVQPERKEQFAALSGIACDITATSKGVSFQEPMLFTHRGVSGPAILQITNFWQPGESLGINLIPNLTLESLMALRQEAPKKSFEGYLSSLLPKRLVELVKVRFDWLDQRSAQTSNEQIEQLFQYLSHYDIAPNGTEGYRTAEVTLGGVNTKEISSKTFESQKQKGLYFIGEVLDVTGWLGGYNFQWAWASGFAAGQYV from the coding sequence GTGGATAAGCAAGATGTGATCATAATTGGAGCAGGGGCGTCGGGTTTAATGTGTGCTGCAACGGCAGCGTATCGTGGCAGAAAAGTTTTAGTGCTCGATCATGCGAATAAAGCGGGTAAGAAAATTCTCATGTCAGGAGGCGGACGTTGCAACTTCACTAACATGGATGCCGCCCCGAAACATTTTTTATCGGATAATCCTCATTTTTGTATCTCTGCATTGCGTCGTTATACACCGCAAGACTTTGTTGATTTAGTGGATCGTCATGGTTTGGATTATGTTGAAAAGGCCCCAGGCCAGCTTTTTTGCGAACATTCTGCGAAAGACTTATTGGCTATTTTAATGACGGAAGTGGAGTGGTCTGGTGCTGATATTAAGCTGAATATCAAGGTTGTAAAAATTGACTATCAAGATGACATGACCTTGGTGACCACAAATCAAGGTGTATTTGCTTGTGATTCATTGGTGGTTGCTACCGGTGGTTTGTCGATTCCAACCATGGGTGCGACTGGTTTTGGTTATGATATGGCCAAACAAGTCGGCCATGAAGTGTTGCCGACACGAGCAAGCTTAGTGCCGATTACGGTTCAGCCGGAACGAAAAGAGCAGTTTGCCGCCTTATCTGGTATTGCCTGTGATATCACCGCCACTTCTAAAGGTGTGTCGTTTCAAGAGCCTATGCTCTTTACCCATCGAGGTGTCAGTGGTCCAGCTATATTGCAAATTACCAACTTTTGGCAGCCGGGTGAGTCGTTGGGAATCAATTTGATCCCGAACTTAACGTTAGAATCTCTAATGGCATTACGACAGGAAGCACCGAAAAAGAGTTTTGAGGGTTATCTTTCGAGTTTATTGCCAAAACGTTTAGTGGAACTAGTGAAAGTGCGTTTTGATTGGTTAGATCAGCGCTCTGCACAAACTTCAAACGAACAAATCGAGCAACTGTTCCAATACCTTAGTCATTACGACATTGCACCAAATGGTACGGAAGGCTATCGCACCGCGGAAGTCACATTAGGTGGCGTTAATACCAAGGAAATCTCGTCAAAGACCTTTGAATCGCAAAAACAAAAAGGTCTCTACTTTATTGGTGAAGTGCTGGATGTCACTGGTTGGCTTGGTGGGTATAACTTCCAGTGGGCGTGGGCGAGTGGCTTTGCCGCTGGTCAGTATGTGTAA
- a CDS encoding imelysin family protein, with protein MKRLLTPVAVCVAGALLTACGTTNVKNDSASVTADSVVTHYADIAEAIYGDSLTTAQDLRTTINRFLDNPTEANLKAARISWVASRVPYQQSEVYRFGNAIVDDWEGKVNAWPLDEGLIDYVSTSSYGSESDLNPLYTANVIASKSLVIGGETVDTSKITPKLIADHLQEADGVEANVASGYHAIEFLLWGQDLHGTNPGAGERKATDFDLNNCTNGNCDRRREYLTAATDLLISDLEEMTDNWKQGGAARQALLDQSADEGLSTILTGMGSLAYGELGGERTKLGLMLHDPEEEHDCFSDNTHWSHYYDAKGIKNVYLGEYQRVDGSWLKGASLSQLVAQQNAVLDSNMKQKLDMTEDAAQAMVDAAAQGQTFDVLIAMNNTQGNQLVQDFVDSLVVETHVTEEIIQTLGLQDIALEGSDSLDNPSAVFE; from the coding sequence ATGAAACGATTACTGACACCGGTTGCGGTTTGTGTAGCAGGTGCGCTACTAACGGCATGCGGTACAACCAATGTTAAAAATGATTCCGCTTCTGTCACAGCTGATTCTGTTGTTACTCATTACGCTGACATTGCAGAAGCCATCTATGGTGACTCTTTAACAACCGCGCAAGATCTTCGCACTACAATCAATCGTTTCCTAGACAATCCTACCGAAGCTAACTTAAAAGCCGCACGCATCTCTTGGGTGGCTTCTCGTGTTCCTTACCAACAGAGTGAAGTTTACCGTTTTGGTAATGCTATCGTTGATGACTGGGAAGGCAAAGTGAATGCTTGGCCACTTGATGAAGGTCTTATCGACTATGTATCAACCAGTAGTTACGGCAGTGAATCGGATCTAAACCCACTTTACACCGCAAATGTTATTGCTTCTAAAAGCTTAGTCATTGGTGGCGAAACGGTTGATACAAGTAAGATCACACCAAAGCTTATTGCTGATCACTTGCAAGAAGCCGATGGTGTAGAAGCGAACGTTGCTAGCGGCTACCATGCGATTGAATTCCTCCTTTGGGGTCAAGACTTACATGGTACTAACCCAGGCGCAGGTGAGCGTAAAGCGACTGACTTCGACCTAAATAACTGTACCAATGGTAACTGTGATCGTCGTCGTGAATACCTAACCGCGGCAACCGATTTGCTCATCTCTGATTTAGAAGAAATGACTGATAACTGGAAACAAGGCGGCGCGGCGCGTCAGGCTTTACTTGATCAATCTGCAGATGAAGGTCTTTCTACTATCCTAACCGGAATGGGCAGTTTAGCTTACGGCGAGCTAGGTGGTGAACGTACTAAATTGGGCCTAATGTTGCATGATCCTGAAGAAGAGCATGATTGCTTCTCTGACAACACTCACTGGTCACATTACTACGATGCCAAAGGCATTAAAAATGTTTACCTTGGTGAATATCAACGTGTTGATGGCAGCTGGTTAAAAGGCGCTTCTTTATCACAACTCGTCGCTCAACAAAATGCGGTTCTAGACAGCAACATGAAGCAGAAATTGGACATGACAGAAGACGCCGCACAAGCTATGGTAGATGCAGCGGCACAAGGTCAAACCTTTGATGTTCTGATTGCTATGAACAACACACAAGGCAACCAATTGGTTCAAGACTTTGTCGATTCCTTAGTTGTGGAAACACATGTAACGGAAGAGATCATTCAAACTCTTGGTCTGCAGGACATTGCGTTAGAAGGTTCTGATAGCCTTGATAACCCAAGTGCAGTATTCGAATAA
- a CDS encoding di-heme oxidoredictase family protein, producing the protein MTRSKNENLLLLAGLFASFFGFTNISVASEYSQPLPTLSADEKLEFRIGEGVFQKFWVPAPSSTTASDGLGPLYNTRSCNNCHVNNSRGHAPKAHIRGATIPSFMVRLGKRYANTTNHHDGIYPNVGDQHYGGQFQGQSTNGILPEGDFYLTYETHIEVLDDGHKVSLRKPELHWSKLHYGPFEPDTGFTLLNSPSLVGMGLLDNIPDQYIIAKADPDDINQDGISGKVSWIPGPYNPIVGRFGYKATTPSVTAQNQLAFNTDLGLSTTLFPSPSGDCTTFQTDCMKSPNGNSPHLDNLEVDKQQSRLVDLFVSLAAPPAIRNLSEPDFLAGKDIFINSGCASCHTPKMVTGNGSPYKALKNRTFYPFTDMLLHDMGAELRSGFPVYSAEPQEWRTAPLWGIGLSEKVSGRVGFLHDGRARTIEEAILWHGGEAKSSQQAYKRLSKEYRQKLIYFLESL; encoded by the coding sequence ATGACCAGATCGAAAAATGAAAATTTGCTATTGTTAGCTGGCCTTTTTGCCAGCTTTTTTGGTTTTACTAATATCTCGGTTGCCAGTGAATATTCACAGCCACTGCCAACCTTGTCGGCGGATGAAAAGCTTGAATTTCGCATTGGCGAAGGCGTGTTTCAGAAATTTTGGGTGCCCGCGCCCTCATCAACAACAGCCAGTGATGGCTTAGGGCCACTGTACAATACTCGATCCTGTAACAACTGCCATGTCAACAATAGTCGAGGCCATGCCCCAAAAGCTCATATTCGTGGTGCAACCATCCCTTCTTTCATGGTTCGTTTAGGGAAGCGTTATGCCAATACAACAAATCATCATGATGGCATTTACCCTAATGTGGGGGATCAACATTATGGCGGCCAATTTCAAGGCCAAAGTACCAATGGCATTCTACCTGAAGGTGACTTTTACCTTACCTATGAAACCCATATTGAAGTCTTAGATGATGGACACAAAGTGTCACTTAGAAAGCCAGAGCTTCATTGGAGCAAATTACACTATGGCCCTTTTGAACCTGACACGGGGTTTACTTTACTGAATTCCCCGTCGTTAGTCGGCATGGGATTGCTAGACAATATTCCTGACCAATACATCATCGCCAAGGCCGACCCAGACGACATTAATCAGGACGGTATAAGCGGTAAAGTCAGCTGGATACCAGGCCCGTACAACCCCATAGTCGGTCGTTTTGGCTATAAAGCCACGACACCCAGCGTAACGGCACAAAACCAACTCGCCTTTAATACTGATTTGGGACTCTCAACCACTCTATTCCCATCGCCTTCAGGCGACTGTACAACATTTCAAACAGACTGCATGAAGAGTCCGAATGGTAATAGCCCTCATCTGGATAATCTCGAGGTGGACAAACAACAGTCCCGACTAGTCGATTTATTCGTATCTTTAGCCGCGCCACCAGCTATACGAAATTTGTCAGAGCCTGATTTCTTAGCGGGAAAAGACATTTTCATCAATTCAGGTTGTGCTAGCTGTCATACTCCCAAAATGGTAACAGGCAATGGCTCACCATATAAAGCCTTAAAAAATCGCACTTTTTACCCTTTTACCGATATGCTTCTACACGATATGGGAGCAGAATTACGTTCGGGTTTTCCCGTTTACTCCGCCGAACCTCAAGAATGGCGAACCGCTCCTCTTTGGGGAATTGGTTTATCCGAAAAAGTATCAGGTCGAGTGGGCTTTCTTCATGATGGACGAGCTCGGACAATTGAAGAAGCCATTTTATGGCATGGCGGTGAAGCCAAATCGAGTCAGCAAGCTTACAAACGCTTGAGCAAAGAATATCGCCAAAAACTCATTTATTTTCTGGAGTCGTTGTAA